The DNA segment TTCATTGACTTCGGTGTCCGGCGTAATGGTGATGGGATGGTCGTCCATGTGCTTGCGCACGGTATCGGCGCCGACGGAACCATTGTTGCGGTCCATGGTTTTCATGACTTCGCGAAAGCTCAGCATGCCGACCAGCGTGCCGAATTCCATCACGACCAGCGAGCCGATATCCTTTTCCGCCATGGTGTGCACGGCGTCAAGCATGGAGGTGTCCGGCGTTACGGTATAAAGAATGTCGCCTTTGACTTTGAGGATTTCGGATACTTTCATAGGTCATCCCGGATGCGAGGTGTTGTAGTTTTTATCAATGTAACTTAAGCACAGGCAAAAATCTAGCTGCAACGCACTCTGGCAAGAATCGGTCAATAGCCTCGCGGCAGGATGCGGCATGAGGAATGCGCCTTTTTTCCAGCAATTCATTCCCAAAAAACAACAAACCTCAGTCCGGTACAGGCTTGTTGCCGGCAAAATGCGCTCCCAGGGTTTGCTGCAAGCCGTGCTCGACCGCCGTCTCGACATGTTTTGCGAGGTCCGGATTGTGGGCGGCATGGAAGACGAACAGGCGATAGACATCAGCCAGCAGCAATTGCCGGGGATTCGCCAGGAGTGCCCAGCTGTCATAGCCTTCGCGCACGCGCTTGCCCCAGCGGCCGCGGCCCGCCATGTCCGCCTTGATCCGCCCCACCCAGCCGGCATCCAGCATCTTCGACAATAGTGCTTCGGACTCATCGAAACCAAGGCGGGTCTGCGCGCGAATCATGCGGACATCGACAGCAGCAGATGCGCCGCTGGCGCGCGCATTGAAGAGGACCTGCAAGACCGCCATTGCATCGACGAACTCGCTGCCCGGCGTCGGCTGATGCCACCAGCGCTCATACTTGACGACCGGCAGTGCCGCGGCCAGCAAGGCGCCGGACAGGGTGATCATCCAGAACAGGTAAATCCAGATCAGAAAAATCGGGATTGCCGCAACCGCGCCATAGATCACGGTGTACGCCGGAAATTTGATGATGTAGGTTGCGAAGAGGCGCTTGGCGATTTCAAATGCCACGGCAGCGAAGAAGCCGCCCCAGATGGCGTCGCGCCAGTCGACGATGCGGTTTGGTATGGCAATGTACAGCAGCGTAAACGCGCCGGTGGTGAGCAGCACGGAAATCAGCGTGTAGATGACGGCGCCCAGGCCGGACTTTTGCATCACCACACCGTTCGTGGCGGTAAACACAAAGGATGTCACGCTGATCGACATGCCGATCAGCAGCGGTCCCAGCGTCATGATGGCCCAGTACACCAGCACACGCTGCGGCAGCGGGCGCACCGTCTTGACCCGCCAGATCTGGTTGAAGACGCGGTCGATCATCGACAGCGTCATGGCGGCGGTAACGAACAGGAAGATGCCGCCCACCGCTGACAAGCCCTTGGACTTTGCCGCGAACTGGTTGAGATAACCCAGGATATTGTTCGCCATCGCCTTGGGCATCAGGTTTTGAATGAAATACGCTTCCAGCGCTGCGCGAAAAGCATTAAACACCGGGAAGATCGTGAAGATCGCGAATGCTATGGTGACGATCGGCACCAGCGCCAGCACCGTAGTGAACGTCAGGCTGCCTGCCACTTCGGGCAAATGTTCTTCCTTCAGGCGACGCGATGCGAAACGGAACAAGTCGCGTACCTGGGACCAGGAAAAACTGCGGATCTGCGACAGAAAGTGCGTTGGCGTCATGAATTTTATGGGTGGCAGCTTGCCTTGTGTTAAGAAGCGGCGCTGGAAAAGCGCCATATAATAGCAGCATGAGACCTTCCAACTGCACTATCCTGATTCTGTATTACTCCCGCCACGGCGCCACCCGCAAGCTGGCCGAACTGATGGCGCAAGGCGTCGAGAGCGTTCCCGGCTGCGACGCGCGCCTGCGTACCGTGCCGGCGGTGTCGACCGTGGCCGAAGCGACCGCGCCGGACATTCCGGCGGAAGGCCCGCCTTACGTCGAACTGTCCGACCTCGAAGAATGCGACGGCCTGGCACTGGGCTCGCCCACCCGCTTCGGCAATATGGCGTCCGCCATGAAATATTTCTGGGATGGCACCTCGACGCAGTGGCTGGCCGGTTCGCTGGCCGGCAAGCCTGCCTGCGTATTTACCTCAACATCCAGCATGCACGGCGGCCAGGAATCGACCCTCTTGACGATGATGATGCCGCTGCTGCACCACGGTATGCTGGTGCTGGGCCTGCCTTACACCCACCCCGAACTCATGACCAGCAAGAGCGGCGGCACACCCTATGGCGCAAGCCACTGGGCCGGCCTGAATGGCGACAATCCGTTTTCCGAGGAAACGCGCACCCTGACCATTGCCCTGGGCAAGCGCCTGGCCGAAACCGCCTGCAAGCTGCGGAGGGCGCCATGACGCCGCGCACCGCCAAAGCCTGCCACCTGGTTGCCAGCGCCAGCCTGATCGCGCTGATCCTGCTAGGCATCGCCTGGGAACTGTTCCTCGCGCCGCTGCGGCCGGGCGGCTCCTGGATGGTCCTGAAAGTGGTGCCGCTGCTGTTGCCGCTGGCGGGCGTGCTGCGGCGCGACATCTATACCCTGCAATGGTCCGCCATGCTGATCCTGCTGTACTTCGCCGAGGGGATCGTGCGCGCCACCAGCGACCGGCTGCCGCTGTCGATGGCGCTGGGCTGGATTGAAGTTGCGCTTACCTGCATCTACTTCTTTTGCGCGCTGGCATACCTGCGCCCGTACAAGCAGGCCGCGAAAAAACTGGCCAGGCAAGCCATCGACAAGGCCTCCAGATGACGGCATTCCTGGATGCCTGCCGTGCCGCCATCGGCGCCGCGCACATCCTGACAGACCCGGCCGACATGGCCGCCTACCTGACCGACCAGCGCCGCCGCCATACCGGCGCGGCACTGGCAGTCATCAAGCCGGGCACCAGCGAAGAAGTCGCGGCCATCGTGCGTTTGTGCGCGCTGCACCGCGTACCGGTGGTGCCGCAAGGCGGCAATACCGGCCTGGTGCTGGGCAGCGTGCCCGACACGAGCGGCGCCGCGGTTGTCCTGTCGCTGACGCGCCTGAACCGCATCCGTTCCATCGACGTCATCAACGATACCCTGGTCGCCGAAGCCGGGTGCATCCTCAAAAATATCCAGGAAGCGGCCAGCGCTGCCGACCGGCTGTTTCCGCTGTCGCTGGCCTCCGAAGGCAGCTGTACCATCGGCGGCAATCTTTCCAGCAATGCCGGCGGCACCGCGGTGCTCCGTTACGGCAACGCCCGCGAACTGTGCCTGGGACTGGAAGTCGTCACAGCGGCTGGCGACCTCTGGGATGGCTTGCGTGGCCTGCGCAAGGACAATACCGGCTATGACCTGCGTGACCTGTTTATCGGCGCCGAAGGCACGCTGGGCATCATCACCGCCGCCGTGCTCAAGCTGCACCCGCGCCCGCGCGCGCAACTGACCGCGCTGGCGGCGCTGCGCAGTCCCGCCGCCGCCCTCGGACTGCTGGCCATGGCGCGCCAGGAATGCGGCGACACCCTGACTGGTTTCGAACTGATGTCGGATCTCTGCCTGCAAATGGTGCACAGGCATTTTCCGGCATTGCGCGCGCCGTTTGCACAAGCGTACCCGCAATATGTACTGCTGGAAGTCTCCGATGGCGAATCCAGCGAACATGCCACGCAGTTGCTGGAAGGCCTGATGGACGCGGCGCTGAAGGCTGGCCTGGCCGAGGACGCCGTGGTGGCGGCTTCACTCGCGCAATCGGCAAACCTGTGGCAATTGCGCGAGCACATATCCGCGGCACAGGCTGCCGAAGGCAAGAATATCAAGCACGACATTGCCGTGCCGATTTCACGCATCGGCGAATTCATCGACACGACCGGCCGCTTGCTGGAGCAGGCTTTTCCAGGCTGCCGCCTGGTGACCTTCGGCCACCTTGGCGATGGCAACCTGCATTACAACGTCGCCGCGCCAGCAGGAATGACTGACCACGCCTTCCTTGCGCGCCAGGCCGAAGTCAATCGCGTCGTGCACGACAGCGTGCACAGCTTCGGTGGCGCCATCTCTGCCGAACACGGGCTCGGCGCCCTGAAGCGCGAAGAAATCCTGCGTTACAAATCGCCCGTGGAAATGGCGCTGCAGCGTTCCATCAAACAAGCGCTCGATCCACTCAACCTGATGAATCCGGGCAAACTTATCTGAACCGAGGACCGATTCCCATGCGTCTGCTGATCTCGTTCGTGCTGCTTGCCTGTCCCCTCCCCGCGCTGGCAATTTACAAATGCGAAACCGGACGTACCGTCAGCTATGGCGACACGCCCTGCGCGAGCGGCAAGTCCAGCACGATTGCCACGGGCCCGGCTGGGGCGAACATGGCGCCCGCACCGGCCGATTTCCGGCTGGACGAGCAAAGGGCAGAATTGCGGCGCCTCCAGGACGCACGGCATCGGCGCGAAGCGCAGGATGACAAAGCCGCCCAAAAAGCACTCAGGGCACGTGCTGCAAAGCAAAAGAAATGCGCGAAACTCACGCTGCAGCAAAAATGGCGGGAAGAAGATGCCGCCATGGCAGTGGGCAAGGCATATGAAAAGGCGCGCGTGAAGGCACGACGCATGGCAGAGGAAGTGCAGCTCGAATGCGGCCAGGCAATTCTGCTGGATCATTTGCGCCAAAACAGGAGTCGACAGGGATAAACCCCCTGGCGGCAAACGATCGGGCCAATTGTCCGGTCGAAGAGTGATTATGTATGGCCCGCCAAACCATGAGCTTTTCACTCGTTTCCAGCGCCTTTCAGGATGGCCAGGCAATTCCTGGGATTTACACATGCGACGGACGGGATATTTCCCCGCCCCTGGCCTGGTCCGGATTGCCCGATGGCACAAAAAGCCTCGCATTGATTGTCGACGATCCTGATGCGCCCGATCCGGCCGCACCGAAAGTGACCTGGGTGCACTGGGTCTTGTATAACCTGCCCCCGGATGCCGGCAACCTGGCGCAGGGAGCCGCCGTCCGGGACTTACCTGCGGGTACGCTGCAAGGCCGCAATGACTGGAACCGTGCCGGCTATGGCGGCCCGTGCCCGCCCATCGGTCGCCATCGCTACATTCACAAGCTGTATGCGCTGGACATCATCTTGCCCGACCTGGACATGCCGACCAAGGCCCAGCTCGAAAAAGCCTTGCAGGGGCATGTGCTTGCCCAAACACAACTGACGGGCCTGTACAGGCGCCCCTAATCCATAAAAATTTTCCACTTCAGCGACCTATATGCGGCAGGCATAGTCCAATTCCCATGCTGGCAAAGCCATTTCAATTCGCGGGTGCGTCATGAATGTCTTGCATCGCTTTAAGAATCGGGAAGAAGCCGGTGCCTTGCTGGCACAGCGGCTCGCCGCCTATGCCGGGCGAGACGACGTGCTGATCCTGGCATTGCCACGAGGAGGTGTGCCGGTAGGCTTCGCCATTGCCCAAGCATTAGGATTGCCACTGGACATCATGCTGGTGCGCAAACTGGGTGTACCCGGCCACGAGGAATATGCCATGGGAGCCATCGCCAGTGCCGGCGCGTCGATATTGCACCGGGATGTGATCAACAGCCTCGGCATTACCATGGCGACAGTGGAACAGGTCAAGCGTCGCGAAGCAGCCGAACTTGAGCGACGCGAACGCCTGTACCGCGCCAGGCGACCGCCGCCGTCAATGCAGGGCCGCACCGTAATCCTGGTCGATGATGGCCTGGCCACAGGCGCAACCATGCAGGCGGCGCTGCAGGCAGCCAGGGCCGGCAAGCCGGCCCGCGTCATCATTGCCGTCCCGGTGGCGCCGCCGGAGACCTGCCACAGCTTGCAAGGCCAGGCCGATGACATCGTCTGCCTGCAAAGCCCCGAATTTTTCCAGGCTGTCGGCCAGTGGTACGAGCACTTCGACCAGACCAGCGATGAAGAAGTCATCGAACTGCTGGGCCGGGCCGATCGCGCCCTGGCACAACGCGCGGCGCGCGCGCCAATCTAGAGCAGACAAGACGCTTTGCCATATCGACCTGAAAGGAGCAAGCCGTGAGCAGACATCAGAAAACAGGCGCAGGATGGGAAAAGTGGCTGGCCGGAGCGGCCCTCGGCGCCGTGGCCATGTATTATTCCGACCCGCGGCAAGGCCGGCGCCGGCGCGCGCTGCTGCGCGACCAGATCTACAGCATTGGCCTGGGGGCGGCCGATGTGCGTGATGCAACCGCCCATGACTTCGGCAACCGCCTGCAGGGCGTGCGCGCCAGGCTGCTGCAGACGTTCGGCGGCCAGCAGCCGGCAGAAGAAGAGGTTTTGGTGTCGCGGGTGCGCGCCCAACTGGGGCATCTGGTGTCGCATCCTCACGCCATCGAGGTCACCGCCGATGGCGGCCATGTCGTCCTGAGCGGCGCCATCCTTGTCGACGAGCGTGACCGTCTCCTGGCCCAGGCACGCCGGATTCCGGGCGTTGCTGACGTCGAGGACAGGCTGACGGTATATGCGAGCGCTGCCGGCGTGCCTGCCTTGCAGGGCCGGCACCGCACTGCCACGGGGCTATCGGGCCGGCCAGCATTGCAGGCATTGGCAGGCGGCGCGCTCGGCGCTTACGGCTTGACGCGCCGCGGCGGCACCGGCATGGTGCTGGCCAGCGCAGGCATGGCGCTGCTCGGCCGCGCCATCGAAGGCTTGCGGCAAATGAACCGTCAGCACCGCGCAGAGGCTGCCGCCATCCACCTGGAACAATCGATCGAAGTGCACGCCTCATCGGAAACCGTATTCGATGCCTGGAGCGACTTTGAAAATTTTCCGCATTTCTTTTCAAAATTGCTGGCAGTGCACGACCTGGGCAATGGGCGCGCCCGCTGGGTCGCGCAAGAAACCAGCAATTCCCGGCTGGAATGGAACGCCGCCTGGAACATGCGCGAGCGGCCGCGCAGACTGGGCTGGCATAGCGAACCGGCCGCCGCATTTGGCCATGCCGGCGAAGTCACGCTTGAACCGACGCGCCAGGGCACCCGCGTGACGCTGCGCCTGACCTTGAAACCGCCACCAGGCGCTCCCGCCGATGCCTTGCATCGCATGGCAGGCACCGATCCGGCACGCGAGCTCGACGAAGACCTGATACGCATGAAAAGCTTCATCGAAAGCGGCGTGGTGCCACATCACGGCACCAGGTCGCCGCAACCGGCAGGCGGGCAACTCCTGCATTGATTTTGTCCCGCCGATCATGGCCAGCCACGTCGACTCCCGCCTTGCCAACGCAATTGCGGCATCGGCACTCCCGCTCGAGGGCAGTGCATACGACTATGATCCGCTGCTGGAACTGGTAGGCGATGCCCGGTTTGTGCTGCTCGGCGAGGCCAGCCACGGCAGCCACGAATTCTATCGCGAGCGCGCCCGCATCACGCAGCGCCTCATTACCGAACTGGGATTCGGAGCGGTCGCCGTCGAAGCCGACTGGCCGGATGCCTACCGGGTCAACCGCTACGTGCGTGGCCAGGGTGCCGACCGCAGCAGCGAGGCCGCCCTGGCCGGCTTCAAGCGCTTTCCGACCTGGATGTGGCGCAATGCTGAGGTGCTGGAATTCCTCGACTGGCTGCATGACTGGAATCGCCGCCTGCCGCCCTCGCAAGCGCGCACCGGCTTCTACGGGCTCGATTTGTACAGCCTGTTTACGTCGATCACCGAAGTCTTGCGCTATCTCGAACAGGTCGACCCGCATGCGGCGCAGCAGGCGCGTGCCCGCTATGCCTGCTTCGACCACTACGGCGGCGACAGCCAGCGCTACGGCTATGGCGCCAGTCTCAACCTGTCTGCCTCGTGCGAGGATGCGGTGGTTGCGCAGCTACGCCAAATGCAGGGTCGCGCCTTCGATTACGTGCGCCAGGAAGTAGCCGATGGCGCGGAAGCCTATTTCCATGCACAGCAAAATGCCCGGCTGGTGATGCATGCCGAGGAATACTACCGCACCATGTTCCGCGGCCGAGTCTCTTCCTGGAACCTGCGCGACCGCCACATGGCCGACACCCTGGAAGCGCTGTCGCAGCACTTGAGCCATGGTGGCGGCAAGCCGGCCCGCATCGTGGTGTGGGAACACAATTCGCACATCGGCGACGCCCGCGCCACCGACATGGGTGAGCACGGCGAATGGACGCTTGGGCAGCTGGCGCGCGAAGCCTACGCAGACGAGGCCGTGCTGGTTGGCTTTACCACCCACCACGGCACTGTCACGGCAGCGTCCGACTGGGATGCGCCGGCCGAACGAAAGCGCGTGCGCCC comes from the Janthinobacterium sp. 17J80-10 genome and includes:
- a CDS encoding CBS domain-containing protein, which gives rise to MKVSEILKVKGDILYTVTPDTSMLDAVHTMAEKDIGSLVVMEFGTLVGMLSFREVMKTMDRNNGSVGADTVRKHMDDHPITITPDTEVNEVRRIMLEKHARYVPIMDAKTVHGVISFYDVARAVLEAQSFENKMLKAYIRDWPAEGDE
- a CDS encoding YihY family inner membrane protein; amino-acid sequence: MTPTHFLSQIRSFSWSQVRDLFRFASRRLKEEHLPEVAGSLTFTTVLALVPIVTIAFAIFTIFPVFNAFRAALEAYFIQNLMPKAMANNILGYLNQFAAKSKGLSAVGGIFLFVTAAMTLSMIDRVFNQIWRVKTVRPLPQRVLVYWAIMTLGPLLIGMSISVTSFVFTATNGVVMQKSGLGAVIYTLISVLLTTGAFTLLYIAIPNRIVDWRDAIWGGFFAAVAFEIAKRLFATYIIKFPAYTVIYGAVAAIPIFLIWIYLFWMITLSGALLAAALPVVKYERWWHQPTPGSEFVDAMAVLQVLFNARASGASAAVDVRMIRAQTRLGFDESEALLSKMLDAGWVGRIKADMAGRGRWGKRVREGYDSWALLANPRQLLLADVYRLFVFHAAHNPDLAKHVETAVEHGLQQTLGAHFAGNKPVPD
- the wrbA gene encoding NAD(P)H:quinone oxidoreductase, with the protein product MRPSNCTILILYYSRHGATRKLAELMAQGVESVPGCDARLRTVPAVSTVAEATAPDIPAEGPPYVELSDLEECDGLALGSPTRFGNMASAMKYFWDGTSTQWLAGSLAGKPACVFTSTSSMHGGQESTLLTMMMPLLHHGMLVLGLPYTHPELMTSKSGGTPYGASHWAGLNGDNPFSEETRTLTIALGKRLAETACKLRRAP
- a CDS encoding DUF2069 domain-containing protein, with the translated sequence MTPRTAKACHLVASASLIALILLGIAWELFLAPLRPGGSWMVLKVVPLLLPLAGVLRRDIYTLQWSAMLILLYFAEGIVRATSDRLPLSMALGWIEVALTCIYFFCALAYLRPYKQAAKKLARQAIDKASR
- a CDS encoding FAD-binding oxidoreductase; its protein translation is MTAFLDACRAAIGAAHILTDPADMAAYLTDQRRRHTGAALAVIKPGTSEEVAAIVRLCALHRVPVVPQGGNTGLVLGSVPDTSGAAVVLSLTRLNRIRSIDVINDTLVAEAGCILKNIQEAASAADRLFPLSLASEGSCTIGGNLSSNAGGTAVLRYGNARELCLGLEVVTAAGDLWDGLRGLRKDNTGYDLRDLFIGAEGTLGIITAAVLKLHPRPRAQLTALAALRSPAAALGLLAMARQECGDTLTGFELMSDLCLQMVHRHFPALRAPFAQAYPQYVLLEVSDGESSEHATQLLEGLMDAALKAGLAEDAVVAASLAQSANLWQLREHISAAQAAEGKNIKHDIAVPISRIGEFIDTTGRLLEQAFPGCRLVTFGHLGDGNLHYNVAAPAGMTDHAFLARQAEVNRVVHDSVHSFGGAISAEHGLGALKREEILRYKSPVEMALQRSIKQALDPLNLMNPGKLI
- a CDS encoding DUF4124 domain-containing protein; translated protein: MRLLISFVLLACPLPALAIYKCETGRTVSYGDTPCASGKSSTIATGPAGANMAPAPADFRLDEQRAELRRLQDARHRREAQDDKAAQKALRARAAKQKKCAKLTLQQKWREEDAAMAVGKAYEKARVKARRMAEEVQLECGQAILLDHLRQNRSRQG
- a CDS encoding YbhB/YbcL family Raf kinase inhibitor-like protein, with product MSFSLVSSAFQDGQAIPGIYTCDGRDISPPLAWSGLPDGTKSLALIVDDPDAPDPAAPKVTWVHWVLYNLPPDAGNLAQGAAVRDLPAGTLQGRNDWNRAGYGGPCPPIGRHRYIHKLYALDIILPDLDMPTKAQLEKALQGHVLAQTQLTGLYRRP
- a CDS encoding phosphoribosyltransferase, whose protein sequence is MNVLHRFKNREEAGALLAQRLAAYAGRDDVLILALPRGGVPVGFAIAQALGLPLDIMLVRKLGVPGHEEYAMGAIASAGASILHRDVINSLGITMATVEQVKRREAAELERRERLYRARRPPPSMQGRTVILVDDGLATGATMQAALQAARAGKPARVIIAVPVAPPETCHSLQGQADDIVCLQSPEFFQAVGQWYEHFDQTSDEEVIELLGRADRALAQRAARAPI
- a CDS encoding SRPBCC family protein; amino-acid sequence: MSRHQKTGAGWEKWLAGAALGAVAMYYSDPRQGRRRRALLRDQIYSIGLGAADVRDATAHDFGNRLQGVRARLLQTFGGQQPAEEEVLVSRVRAQLGHLVSHPHAIEVTADGGHVVLSGAILVDERDRLLAQARRIPGVADVEDRLTVYASAAGVPALQGRHRTATGLSGRPALQALAGGALGAYGLTRRGGTGMVLASAGMALLGRAIEGLRQMNRQHRAEAAAIHLEQSIEVHASSETVFDAWSDFENFPHFFSKLLAVHDLGNGRARWVAQETSNSRLEWNAAWNMRERPRRLGWHSEPAAAFGHAGEVTLEPTRQGTRVTLRLTLKPPPGAPADALHRMAGTDPARELDEDLIRMKSFIESGVVPHHGTRSPQPAGGQLLH
- a CDS encoding erythromycin esterase family protein; the encoded protein is MASHVDSRLANAIAASALPLEGSAYDYDPLLELVGDARFVLLGEASHGSHEFYRERARITQRLITELGFGAVAVEADWPDAYRVNRYVRGQGADRSSEAALAGFKRFPTWMWRNAEVLEFLDWLHDWNRRLPPSQARTGFYGLDLYSLFTSITEVLRYLEQVDPHAAQQARARYACFDHYGGDSQRYGYGASLNLSASCEDAVVAQLRQMQGRAFDYVRQEVADGAEAYFHAQQNARLVMHAEEYYRTMFRGRVSSWNLRDRHMADTLEALSQHLSHGGGKPARIVVWEHNSHIGDARATDMGEHGEWTLGQLAREAYADEAVLVGFTTHHGTVTAASDWDAPAERKRVRPALAGSIEDAFHHSGVPRFLLPLRTAKAAAQALAGRRLERAIGVIYRPQTERHSHYLYARLPQQFDAVLHFDETHAVQPLEASAGWHAGEAPETFPEGI